The DNA sequence ACGGATGTACTAACCTTCTCGGAATTTTGTGCAAGAACCTGGTTGCTTCCTAAAACGATTGCTCCCAGAGATAGGGCCGTGATAACGATTTGTTTTTTCATGATAGGATAAAATTTAAAGGAACTGTACTAAAATGCTGTCATTCAAAATTAATTATGCTAACCAATATCATTAAAATCATATCTAATCTAATAACATTATCTGACATGACCAAGCTTTTACGTTGTTAATTAATTGTCATACTGACAATTTCGATAATGATGGATGAGTTGTCATCAAGTCATTTTTTTATTTCACAGAATGCTTCACAATAGTTTTAGGTGAGATAATGGTAAAATCTTCTGAATCAAATCAACTAGAATAAGAAGAAGTGACGCTCATTTAATCTTTCGTGTTTTGATCCGATTTTTGGTAATATTCAAATGAATAAAAGCAAGGAAGCAGCCGTGATGGAAACCGGTGTATTTGCTGAAAGTTTTACAAACCCGTTCAATACTGAAGATGAGATTCTGGAATAGCTAAAGTAGGAAGAATGTTATCCAGACCAGCACCGAAATTTGGTTTAAAAAATGAACATCAATGAAGAAAACAATCAGGAAATCATTCAAAATAAACTTTTATATCTAGCAACACTATCGTTAAACGACTTAAACTGATTCATTTTCCACGATCTGCTGATAAATTTCTAAATTAATTTGTAAATATTATAAAATGACCTATTTTTAGTATTTTATTACAAAAATAGTGTTCAATGCCGAAAAAAATTATAAGAAATCTTCAGATAGGAGTAGTGATTTCTCTGATGCTTTTGATTGCTAGTTCTATAGCATCTTATATAAGTATACATAAGCAGATGGAGAATAGGGAAGACTTATTAAAAAGTAAGGAATCTATAAGCTTAGTAAAAGATATCTTAAATACGCTTTTAGATGCTGAAACGGGCAATCGGGGATATCAGCTTACCGGCCGGGAAAATTTTCTTGAACCTTTCAATGAAAGCAGGAATGAATATCCGCTGTTTGTTTCTCAAAAAGATAGACTTAATCTTAGAGATAAGGATCAGATTAATATCCTAAATGATCTGCTGCATACTTCAGAAATGCTGATGAAAGAATATGTCCTGCTTATTGAGAACCGTAAAAAGGGAATATTAATGAGTCCGGAAGAACTTGAACAAAACAAGGAGACTATGGACAGATGCCGTATGCTCGTTCAGAAATTTGTAAAACTTGAGGAAGTTCAACTTGCCATAAAAAACGATGATCTGAACAAGTCTTCGAAGTTGACTGTTTTATTCATCATCTTTTCTGCACTTGCAGCCATCGGTGTAACGCTTTTTGTTTATATACAACTAAAATCTGATCTTATCCGGCGTGGTAAGTTAGAAAACGATCTGTTTTACACTAAGGAAATGCTTGAGGAAACAGGTTCAGTAGCCCAGGTGGGAGGCTGGGAAGCCAATATGAAGACCGGGAAGCTCTTCTGGTCTCAAAGCACAAGAGAAATTCACAAAATAGAAAATAATTTCCAACCTACTTTTGAAAATGCCCTTGAATTTTACAAAGGAAAAAGCGGGGAGAGAATAAAATATCTTTTTAACAGGGCAATACAACAAGGAATTGCTTTTGATGAGGAACTTCAGCTGTTACGTAATGATGGCGTTACGATCTGGGTAAGAGTAAAAGGTATTCCCGAATTTGAAGATGGTATCTGTAAAAGGGTTTTCGGAATCATTCAGGACATTGATGCTTTCAAAAAAATGTTTATGGAGGTCACCCGGAAGGAAGCTATAATGAAGTCCTTTGCTACTGATGTTCCTGTTCCTTTGGCCATGTTTGATAGAGACCTTAACTATGTTGCAGTAAGCAGCAGATGGAGAGAGGAATTTAATATGAATAATATAGATCTTATCGGGAATAATCTATTCACTATATCACCTAATATTCCAGAAGAAAGACAAGAGATCTATGAGAATGCGCTGTTGGGAAAAACATACATCAACGGTGACTTTATGCTGAAGGTGGAAGGAAAAGAAGAAATTCAGCATTACGACCTTAAAGTCGGACCCTGGTATCTTACAAAAGATGAAGTAGGGGGTGTAATTATTTCCATACAGAATATTACAAATGCTGTAAAGATAAATGAAGAACTGAAAAATGCCAAGGAAACAGCTGATATAGCCAGCAAAGCAAAATCCGAATTTCTGGCCAATATGAGTCATGAGATCAGGACTCCTTTAAACGGAGTTATTGGTTTTTCAGACCTTCTCCTTCAGACACCACTGAATGAAACACAGGTGCAATATCTGAATTACATCAATGAGTCAGGGGAAAACCTGCTTAGCATAATCAATGATATATTGGATTTTTCTAAAATAGAATCCGGAAAAATGGAGCTTTTGATTGATAAAACTGATGTTTATGATATGCTGAGCCAGGTCATAAATGTTATTATTTATCAATCCCAGAAAAAAAATATTGAACTTCTTCTCAATATT is a window from the Chryseobacterium indologenes genome containing:
- a CDS encoding response regulator, with product MPKKIIRNLQIGVVISLMLLIASSIASYISIHKQMENREDLLKSKESISLVKDILNTLLDAETGNRGYQLTGRENFLEPFNESRNEYPLFVSQKDRLNLRDKDQINILNDLLHTSEMLMKEYVLLIENRKKGILMSPEELEQNKETMDRCRMLVQKFVKLEEVQLAIKNDDLNKSSKLTVLFIIFSALAAIGVTLFVYIQLKSDLIRRGKLENDLFYTKEMLEETGSVAQVGGWEANMKTGKLFWSQSTREIHKIENNFQPTFENALEFYKGKSGERIKYLFNRAIQQGIAFDEELQLLRNDGVTIWVRVKGIPEFEDGICKRVFGIIQDIDAFKKMFMEVTRKEAIMKSFATDVPVPLAMFDRDLNYVAVSSRWREEFNMNNIDLIGNNLFTISPNIPEERQEIYENALLGKTYINGDFMLKVEGKEEIQHYDLKVGPWYLTKDEVGGVIISIQNITNAVKINEELKNAKETADIASKAKSEFLANMSHEIRTPLNGVIGFSDLLLQTPLNETQVQYLNYINESGENLLSIINDILDFSKIESGKMELLIDKTDVYDMLSQVINVIIYQSQKKNIELLLNIEPGLPKILFLDEARLKQILINLLGNAVKFTEEGEIELKVEKLRMDDSNIALRFSVRDTGIGIPVEKQKYIFDAFTQENSSISKRYGGTGLGLTISNNILGYMGSHLSLSSVKEKGSVFFFDIEIPYEIPQLREEDEITIKTALVVDDNETNRVILEHMLSYKNIKSTLASNGMEALEILLKGERFDVILMDYHMPVMSGLETIDKITGLFNQRKETSPFIVLSSSSEELGILASVKKIENAHLLLKPIKSHDLYKTLKKVDQSYAVEINKDKSEKVSHLFAPDLEVLLVDDNVVNMVLNNRMMKSLVPGVHLTEAVNGLQALEECRKKQFSIIMMDVQMPIMSGIEATQNIRMLPGYEHIPIIGVTAGNVLGEKEKCLEAGMNDFLPKPIRQADLVEVLKKYISEH